Proteins encoded by one window of Martelella endophytica:
- a CDS encoding methionine ABC transporter ATP-binding protein — protein MAEHVSGLAEQSVVETGSPMVSFENVTKSFNSRETGRKAFRALDNISYSVPRGAITGIIGRSGAGKSTLVRLVNGLERPSEGRVIVDGTDVAALDEVALRSVRRSIGMIFQHFNLLSSRTVYDNVAMPLEIAGVAKQDIKKRIEPLIDLVGLSERTRHYPAQLSGGQKQRVGIARALASEPKLLLSDEATSALDPETTQQILGLLKTINRDLGLTVLLITHEMEVVKAVTSRVAVMDKGQIVESGRTFNVFTAPEHETTRSMLAALPGGSLPDWIGRQVIAAPKPGSNALLRLRFFGETADQPLVSQLMTVLESPVNIIAGTVDEIAGEPYGTLYVAYSADPAVMQKADQFYAQTGLNAEVVGYVA, from the coding sequence ATGGCAGAACATGTCTCCGGCCTGGCCGAGCAGTCGGTTGTTGAAACCGGCTCGCCGATGGTCAGCTTTGAAAATGTGACCAAGTCCTTCAACAGCCGGGAAACCGGCAGGAAGGCTTTCAGAGCGCTCGACAATATCAGCTACAGTGTCCCGCGTGGCGCAATCACCGGCATTATCGGGCGCTCGGGCGCCGGCAAGTCGACGCTTGTGCGCCTGGTCAACGGTCTCGAGCGTCCGAGCGAAGGCCGCGTCATCGTTGATGGCACGGATGTCGCGGCGCTTGACGAGGTGGCGCTTCGCTCCGTCCGGCGCTCGATCGGCATGATTTTCCAGCACTTCAACCTGCTGTCATCACGCACGGTCTACGACAACGTCGCCATGCCGCTCGAGATCGCGGGCGTGGCAAAGCAGGATATCAAGAAGCGGATCGAGCCGCTGATCGATCTCGTCGGCCTGTCGGAGCGCACGCGCCATTACCCGGCCCAGCTTTCCGGCGGACAGAAGCAGCGGGTCGGCATCGCCCGCGCGCTGGCCTCCGAGCCGAAGCTGCTTCTGTCGGACGAGGCGACATCGGCGCTCGACCCGGAAACGACCCAGCAGATTCTCGGCCTCCTGAAGACGATCAACCGCGATCTCGGCCTGACCGTGCTGCTGATCACGCACGAAATGGAAGTGGTCAAGGCCGTCACCTCGCGGGTCGCGGTGATGGACAAGGGCCAGATCGTCGAAAGCGGCCGCACCTTCAATGTCTTCACCGCGCCTGAGCACGAAACCACCCGCTCGATGCTGGCGGCCCTGCCGGGCGGCAGTCTCCCGGACTGGATCGGCCGGCAGGTGATCGCCGCGCCGAAACCCGGATCGAACGCGCTGCTGCGCCTGCGCTTCTTCGGAGAGACCGCCGATCAGCCGCTGGTCTCTCAGCTGATGACGGTGCTTGAAAGCCCGGTCAATATCATCGCCGGCACTGTCGACGAGATCGCGGGAGAACCTTACGGCACGCTCTATGTCGCCTATTCGGCAGATCCGGCGGTGATGCAGAAGGCGGATCAATTCTATGCCCAAACCG